The Terriglobia bacterium genome has a segment encoding these proteins:
- a CDS encoding AAA family ATPase produces MRITKIEVSDFRGFPGPAVYDFEFKSSRNLFIYGENGSGKSSLFRAIQEFFNRRAGAKPFADYKNNLDMTLTSGRVTVHFDNGQTQSWVHGGARPLGMSPASQTALQSGFLDYRSLLETNFAQRGEEVNLFDIAITRLVPHLEKPTAGGGSRRIGELWSAVHMPRIRRKRAVDACMHAVSTFNTAFEPVIKPLIEKATELLGEFPIPVFILGASFQPVEYDSSNRKLLNLELILSVQSGGTQFLNFHNVLNEARLSAIGLVIYLAGLLISVPATTADPKLLVLDDVLVGLDMANRVPVLKILEQYFTDWQIILLTHDRVWYEMVQLEMENQDWRAYELWLAEDGVTPVHRSRDGGPNFFLDRANKHLADNDDRAAAVYARAAFEAKVRKYCSDKYLPVPYNKDPRKVKAESLWKAATKHALEVAPNPAEKRMLGSLFRSVYAAKQVVLNPLSHSITQPITKPEIQAAILAVSQLVFH; encoded by the coding sequence GTGAGGATCACCAAGATCGAAGTCTCAGACTTCCGTGGTTTTCCAGGACCTGCGGTCTACGACTTCGAATTCAAGAGTTCGCGAAACTTGTTTATCTACGGCGAAAATGGAAGCGGCAAGTCCAGCTTATTCCGCGCGATTCAGGAATTCTTCAACCGCCGCGCCGGTGCGAAACCCTTCGCAGACTATAAGAACAACCTGGACATGACGCTGACTTCTGGGCGGGTGACCGTCCACTTTGACAATGGTCAGACGCAGTCCTGGGTCCACGGTGGGGCCCGGCCCCTCGGTATGTCGCCGGCATCCCAGACGGCGCTTCAGTCGGGGTTCCTTGACTATCGCAGCCTGCTCGAAACAAATTTTGCCCAGCGTGGCGAAGAAGTAAATCTCTTCGACATTGCCATCACGCGTCTGGTACCGCATTTGGAGAAACCAACCGCGGGTGGCGGTTCTCGACGTATCGGAGAACTGTGGTCTGCTGTGCATATGCCCCGCATACGACGCAAGAGAGCTGTGGATGCTTGCATGCACGCGGTATCAACATTCAACACGGCTTTTGAGCCTGTGATCAAACCACTTATAGAAAAAGCGACAGAACTCCTTGGGGAGTTCCCCATTCCGGTCTTCATTCTAGGTGCATCGTTCCAGCCGGTCGAGTATGACTCGTCGAACAGAAAACTTCTTAACTTGGAATTGATCCTTTCCGTCCAAAGTGGGGGAACACAGTTTCTGAATTTTCACAATGTCCTAAATGAAGCACGCCTTTCTGCAATAGGGCTTGTTATATACCTTGCCGGACTCTTGATCAGTGTGCCCGCGACGACAGCCGACCCAAAATTATTGGTTCTAGATGACGTACTCGTCGGTTTGGACATGGCAAATCGGGTGCCAGTCCTGAAGATCCTTGAACAATATTTTACTGACTGGCAGATTATTCTCCTTACTCATGATCGTGTCTGGTATGAGATGGTTCAGCTAGAAATGGAAAATCAAGACTGGCGGGCGTACGAACTCTGGTTGGCTGAGGACGGAGTCACCCCTGTCCATCGCTCCCGAGATGGCGGTCCCAATTTTTTCCTGGACCGTGCCAATAAACACCTCGCCGATAACGATGATCGTGCGGCAGCTGTTTACGCCAGAGCCGCCTTCGAGGCGAAAGTAAGAAAATATTGCAGTGATAAATATTTGCCAGTGCCGTACAACAAGGATCCAAGGAAGGTAAAAGCCGAATCCCTATGGAAAGCTGCAACTAAGCATGCGCTTGAGGTTGCCCCAAATCCAGCTGAAAAACGAATGCTCGGATCACTTTTCAGATCTGTCTATGCAGCCAAACAGGTTGTGCTTAATCCATTGAGCCACTCGATCACACAGCCGATCACAAAGCCTGAGATTCAAGCGGCTATCTTGGCAGTGTCACAGCTCGTATTCCACTGA